The following are encoded together in the Vigna angularis cultivar LongXiaoDou No.4 chromosome 9, ASM1680809v1, whole genome shotgun sequence genome:
- the LOC128193880 gene encoding uncharacterized protein LOC128193880, giving the protein MKTFMGLSPFHLVYGKTCHLPVEMEHKALWALKFLNFYPSDIQNKRRRQILELEEMRLHTYDSSRSYKEKVKFYHDRKLIKRVFTLGQQVLLFNLRLKLFPGKLKSKWSGPLTVKEVRPHGAIELVDPAARDPQRSWVVNGQRLKHYLGGEVECLSTVMKLRDP; this is encoded by the coding sequence ATGAAGACATTTATGGGTTTATCACCTTTTCATCTAGTCTATGGGAAAACATGTCATTTGCCAGTGGAGATGGAGCATAAAGCTTTGTGGGCtctaaaatttttgaatttttatccCTCAGATATTCAAAATAAACGTAGAAGACAGATATTGGAGCTTGAAGAGATGCGATTGCATACATATGATTCATCCAGGAGCtataaagaaaaggtaaaattctatcatgacaggaagctgATAAAAAGAGTTTTTACTCTAGGGCAGCAGGTGTTGTTGTTCAATTTACGTTTGAAGCTGTTTCCtggaaagttgaagtcaaagtGGTCAGGACCGTTAACAGTGAAGGAAGTGCGTCCtcatggagcaattgaattgGTAGATCCAGCTGCCCGTGATCCACAGAGAAGTTGGGtagtgaatggtcaacgtctcaagcacTATTTGGGAGGAGAAGTGGAATGTCTCTCAACAGTTATGAAGCTGAGGGATCCAtga